The DNA region CTCAACTCGTGAGACGTCAGGGTGGGATGAATATATGATTGGTTGGTCAGGGGTCTCTCGTCCTTATTAGGTAATTTTTGGTGTGGACCACACGCAACTCGAGGTTTTCCTCTTCGCCCACCCTCTGTGCCATCTGATTATTAGTTCGACTGCAGCAGCCGGGCTCAGCAGTTTTTCTTGTGTTTGGGATGCCACCGTCTTTCGCAAGAGGCAAGAATAATCAACAATAATACTGCGTAACTAACACCACATTGGCATATGCAGCGAGAGATGCAGAGGGCCAGACTCTCAAGAATTTCAATGGAATAAATCATTGGACGCTAGCTCTGATCAAGACCCACGGAACGGGCCCCGGGCGGACCCAGACCATCTCGGCAAGCCGTGGAAGTCCTGTTCGAAAAAGCTTGTCAAAGTGATCGATGGATCTACAATTTGTTTTCCACGGCCCCTGGAGGAGGTCTTGTCATGGAAGGAATTGTTGAGCTTCTAGTGAGAGAAGAGATGATTAGGTAGAGATGGATTCAGAGTTTGAATCTGCGATCCCGACATGTTTTGTGGCACGAGAGCAGGCGCAGTCCCTGCTTGTGCCTTCGTGGTGCATTGCATGCAAAGGGTCCAGATCCTGCGGCACCGACCGTCGCGGCCCCAAACGGATCCAATGCAATTCGTCTCAAATGGCAATCCGGGGGGCCGTTCAGATGAACATGAAATTCGGTGCAATATCCGCGGAGGGGCCTCTGGGTCTCGGGGTATTCTTAGAGTCTGGAAAGTAGCACTGCGTTACTTCTTGCCTTCAACACAGATCCATAGATGACCCGTTGACGTCGTTGCAACTGATGGCCAACTGCATATTCAGGTTCGGCACTCACGTCGAGGCGGAGTCCTTGTGTGACGCCTCCATGGCGCAACCTCTACGGACAGACCGGTGAGGGGCTTTGTAGTTGGAAGCGGCATGCGTTGTGTGGTCTCTTGAGGACAAATATCAGTTCTAGAAAAGGGGAAAAGCGCAGTCTGCACCCCATGTTTTTTGCTGTCTCTTGGGCCACCTAGGGAGTGCCCTGGGCGCTATCGCACCGCAGCACCGTTACGCTGTTGCCGTCTGAGCCCAGGGACACCCGCACACCGTCTAGCTGCTTCAGTGCTAGCCCAGCCATAATTGGAACCATTTGCACACGCTTTTCCCAAAATGGCATGGGGGCCAGAAGCAAATTCATGTGGGCGCTGGCTTCGCAGGTTGGCTTTCCGTTAGGGACCCGCTTCCCCGTTCATTCCCCTGgccatcccccttcctcggcctGGCCTGCGAACGCAACGTGACGCTTCTTTCTGTTCTCacaatcatcctcctccaacttgtggtgttgtgagaCCCCAGGACGAACGACCTGACCTATCTATTTGccgcctacctaccttacctactcTCGTTTCCAATTCTCACGCTCGTTCTACCCCGTCCGTTCGTTGCCGCCATTCGTGACTTGCCCGTtgctttttctccttttctaCCACCTTACTACCTTACTTACCACAACCTGTGTGGCTCTTTTATCGGCTGCTCACCCGCCCGCAGTTCCTGTCTCTGAATGCGCCGCCCATCCCCGCGACGATACCGGCTTGGACCTTGAAACGACAGCCCTCACCCGCCGCACCCCTCAAAAatcttgatgttgtttcGAGAGAGGCATCAGCACCTCGAGTTGCCGCTGGCTCACCCGCATTTTTACATTTGACGCTGCCTCTTTTTACGCGAGCCGACAATCTTCCCGATCGCGgttcaccctcctccaagccaccAAATACTCGCGCATCTTTTAGGTCGATCCCGCATGGTTCGAGTCGCACGCCACACTTCGTTTGCCGGTTGGGTGGTCTGAGTTGGCCAGAGTTGACCTCATAGTTTATGCGCCTTTAGCTCGACGTTTCGGTATCCCATCGACGCTGTTGCCCCTGACGTCTTGCCCAGGACCGATCTTCAAACCCCAGGCATCAGCGGAGGGTtgcggttgaggaggaacCCCCTCACTGGACCGCCACGCATCGACCCAGCAGATATTTCGAAGCAAACACTACAACAACGTATGAATCATCGTAGGAAATATTTTGCATCGCGAACGGCATCATGGCGAACCGACCTGACTTTATCGACGTGAGGTCGAAATCCTCCGCTTCCGTTGGACGCCCGCTACGGTCCCCTCGTCTCCATGTTGCGGGCGAAGCACCGCCGGAACTATCACCTCTCGATGCCTTCGCGCTACAAAGCCGTCTGCTGGCAAAGCAGCTGCAGGAAAGTCAAAAGTCTGGGCGACGCATGAGTCGACTGCCACCGTTGACTACTGAAAGCCCGTTGATCATGCAGGGAAGGTCGGAGTATTTTCGATCCATGTCCCACGATTCTGCTTCCGAGGAAGAATTCGCTGCGCAGCACAGCGCAGGCTCTGGATTTAGACCAGAGGTGGAAACTGATATCAACAACCGACCTGTTTCAGTGCATCCCCGAATGAGCCATATACCACCTACGCCTGAGCAGAATGTCCCGGTACCAAAACTGCCGCCGACCTTTGACTCGCAGAAGGAGGCAGATCAGGAGCAGGAACACGACCGCGAGAGCTTGTTCGGGGTCGGAGCTCGAAGGGAACATTCACCAGGCCCAATGGATACTGCTGCTCCCCCTGCCCAACTGACGAGGACGGTAACGCAGGAGAGTATACCTCTCCCAGCATCGACACCTACTCGCTCGATTACTAGCTCCCCCGAAAGAATATCCAAGACAACCTCCCATGAAGCTGGGGGGCttgttcctcctcggcctctaTTCACTAAGCGCTCTTCGAGTTTGATGTCCTCTCATGACAGTTCGGCCGACGATGAAGGATTCAGCACCCCGATGAGCACATCATTTCACTCTCAGGGGTCTCGCAAGTTTTCTACCAGCAGCGGTGTGTTGTCGCCTGGGTTTGCCCCATACCAGCGATCACCTTCCATCAGCTCGGATATTTCTGCTTTGCCGCGCCCGTCATTCAATTTCTCTAGACCACTCAGCAGAGCTGGGACACCAAGTCTGGATCCACCAGCACGGCAGGCATCATCTGATAGTCATGCTTCGTTCATGCTCACGACCGATGATGCAGCCCATACGCCCATCAGTATGAGCAGCGAGGCACTCACCGAGTCTACGCCCAAAGAAGATGTATTTGTGCTGCCGCGAGGTAAGGCTTTGCAAAGGAACTCGGTTGTCCTGCCGGACATGAAGGCCCCGGCGAGATTTTCATGGGAACATCCTGTTGAAAACCAtggacaaccaccaccatccccacctAGCAGGCCGGCAAGCAGGCCAACAAGTTCAACCGGCCCGCCGAATCCTCCTGAAGCCAACACTCGGCCGTCACACGAGCGTAGTAAGCTCAGCACTGAGATTTTTAGATCGGGACCAGAGCCATTCCCACCTCTGGGCAGACCATCGACAGAGAGTGCCCGTGTGTCTGGAGAGTCGCAACGAGGCCGTGCTCCCTTTGCCCATCTACACGATGCTGCTGCGGGGAGATCGATAATGTCGAACAACACAAGCGATTCGGCAAGCACAATCAAGCCTGGACCTGCCACACCGGCTAACCAACCAACGATGGCCGATCTCACTGCGGAAGAACACGTTAACAAGGCCATTGCTCTTCACCAGGAAGGTTCGCTGCCAGAGTCAGCGTGGCATTTACGGCACGCAGCCAAGCAGGGTCACCCTACTGGCATGCTGCTATATGCTTTGGCTTGTCGTCACGGCTGGGGCATGCGACCGAACCCTCGGGAGGGAGTGGAGTGGCTTCGGAAAGCCATGGATTCGGCGAATCTGGAAAtcaaggaggacgaggagcatGCCAAGGAGGGCAAGCATGTGGATGTGAACGAGCGGAAGACACACCGTGCTCAGTTGGCGCTCAGTATATATGAACTGGGTGTCAGTCATATGAACGGGTGGGGAATTGAGCAGGATAAGGTGTTGGCGTTGAAGTGTTTTGAAACTGCTGGAGGTATGATTCTTCCTTACTACAATGATTCGGTATTCGGTGCTGACAGATATCCGTGTAGCTTGGGGAGATGTCGATGCGCTTGCGGAGGCCGGGTTCTGCTATGCTCAAGGCATTGGCTGCAAGAAGAACCTGAAAAAGAGTGCCAAACTCTATCGGGAGGCCGAGTCGAAGGGAATGAGCATGGTGGGCAATAGCTGGTATGTTTCTGTCATGTATTCTCTGGCAAGGATATCTTTTAACATTGGCACAGGATTCACAAGCCAAAATATGCCGACGACCCtgaaaaggacaagaaggaccgGGCAAAGTCGAAATCTAGAAAGAGCATCTTTAGCAGAAAGACGCATTGATCTCTTTGCtcgccatgccatgccaaCAAACATTACTCTTCAAACCAGTATAACCCAACGACCAACGACAACTCCCCTACCTATAAAGGACGGCATCTTTTTCTCAACACTTTAAATTTTTTCTTGgggtctttttctttgttagacagtttttttttcagtCATCATctatcgtcatcatcatcactcataCCCCTATCAGCCTTTTTTGTTacttttttgctttttgtggagtttttttttcttttttttttttttttcggtgTTTTGTTATAGGGGAAATTTGCAACATATTGTGGGCGTTGCATTTTTTCCTTTTACAAATTCGTTGCGGTGGGCAGGTGCAAAAAGAGTAAGGTGTGATGGGTAAGGGGGGCTTTTCTAGGGATTCGTTTTCTTTTCAATTTTCTTCCTGTTGATCTCCAAAAGTCGGATATTGAGAGGATCTTCATTTGTACTTTTTTtgtgtttgtttggtttcttcttttcaagGTTATCTATTTTGGTTTGGTATTATGCTTGGggttttttctctcttttttagGTGGGcagagaaagagggggggaCTGGATTTAGCGAGGAGTGAAGAGTAGGAGGGCaaagatgggaggaggggggcggtgggaAGGTTTTAAAAATCTAATCGTAGTTTTTCTCgatggttggtttggttgttgttgttgttgttgttgttgttgttgttgttgttgtgttgtgtagATAtatttgctgctgttgttgttgttgttgatcagcAAGAAAAGTTTTTGTAGATATCTGCGAGCTATGTATGTTACCTATTTAGTTGAAGGTGGTGTTAGGTAAGATACTTATTTAGAGATGGGGTGGAAGCGAGCGAGGTGGGAGATGAGACGGACCTCGAAAAGACCCTGGGGGTTTGACAGGATCGAAGATTTCTGGAAGATGTTGACTTTCTGGTGATTCATGTGTGGATTTGAGTATGATATCCACCTGGGTATCAAGAGCTTGAAATATGATCAGCACGCCTTTGAACTgtctttcaaggccttttCACTATGTTAAGAGGCCTTTTAACAATCTATCAAGACCTATCAACTATTTATTAAGGCCTATCGATTTCATTATCTTTCAGGGCACGGTTTGACCGACAATATTGGTATAGCACACCAAATACGTCCGAAATTAATGATTCGACTTGAGCTCTATTAGTTCTTTGCCCACGCCTGCTCTCAATTTCATCACATCAATACTAATATCACATGACCTACACCTCATCCCAGCACCTATGTGTCAACCTCCATCTTATCGCcagcctccgcctccgtcaAGTCCGTGATACTGACAAAGTTCCCAATATCCTGCTTCCTGATCGTGATCTTCTCGTTCAGCACCGCGGTGGTACCCGTTGGGAACACATAGCTCTTGAGCTTCTGCGTCCTCTCGTTTGGCTTGATGTAGTTCCTCTTGAGAATTGTCTTCTCCGGCGTGATGATTGCCACATCCACGTTGCTACCAGAACCCAAATCGTTCCAGATACCAGCCTCGATAGCGTCCGCGCAGAGCTTCACAGCCTCGTCCTGGGTCAGCTTGGCCTTCCACTGCGTCTCAAAGACGGAcatggcggcgagggagccgGAACCCATGGTCACGTAGGGCAGCTTGTCGGTGGAGCCGTGGGCGTGGACGGTGAAGAGGTGGGTGCCAGTAGGGTCGAcgccggcgacgacgaggtaGGCGCCGATGTGCCCTTGGTAGCGGAAGAGGTGCTGCTTGAGCATGGTCATGACGGTTACCACGCGGGGCTTGCggccggtggagagggaatGGAGCTCGAgctgggaggagatgagggcggtggtgaacTCGGTGTCGGCGGCGGTACCGGCACCGGCGCACCAgatgttgggggagatgTAATGGAGCTTTTCGCAGTTCTTGTCGGCGACAATGGGGCCTGAGGTGGCACGGGTATCGGCGGCGATCTGGAGCGGAGAGGGTTAGATATTATGAGATGAGGGTTAAATTCGAGGGGGGGGGACGGCATACCACTACACCACCATCATATATACATCCCACAATGGTGGTACCTGTGCTGGTCGCCTTGGGGAGGGGCACGCCGCGGGCGTGGAGAGCCGCATTGCGGTTGTAATTTGAGAAATCGAAACCAGGCATGgtgtgtggttggtttgtggtTGAATATCGTCGGTTCTAAGTGTCCAAGCTCGGCTGTGGGGGTATGTTCGTGGGAAGGGGGCTCTTGATCGAGGCCGTTGAAGAGCTGATGAGACAGATGGGATCGTAACGCCTTGGCTGGCAGCCGCAACTCTTGAATGCGGGATTGTGGAGCGAGGATGCTACGGGTGACTTGATATGGTCAGACGTCTGGGCCTGTAGCTGTCTCAGTCGTGGATGATGGAGTCTTGAAGCTGTAGAAGGTTGCTACCGCAGCTTTCCCGAGCAGGATGTTGGCGGGCGTTCAGGCGGGCGATACAGTGGTCGTCAAGCTTGGACTGACGCGCGCTACAGGGTGCTGCCTGACTCCACAGCGGGACCTGGAGGCTGGCCCAAGCTCTCCCCACACGTGACAAGCGCTAACCAAGAGGGGGAAGGCACTCTTGAGTGACAGGGGTGTGCTCTCGGGTTGGCATGGCAGGCACGGCAGGCAGAAAAATCGTGGGTCAATCGCTCATTGGCGCGTCGTTCACCATTTCTTTGAGCTGGTGTTGACTTTCGACTTGCACAAAGAAACTGCAgtcccaaccccctcctggCAACATTGTTACTGCCAACCAACAACTATTCCCGATCGAAACGACACCGATAATTAGGGGGACACGCGCAAACTATTGCTATTTCAATACTTCCAATCCCTTTTGCTCGACGACTTCTCGGACTCGCTGCCCGATCGCGATACCGCTTTGGCTGGCTTCGCTCTCGAGCCCCGGCACACCTTGCCCGCTGATGAATCACGCTAGACTCTGAGCTCAGGTCCGCTGTCTAAGGCCGGCCGCATCGCAACTACAGCTATGGCTTTCGGTTTTGGAAACGCGAGCAATGCCATGATGGGCGCACCTTCCGctggcggggtgggggggttgtcgcAAGGAAGCGATCTCGAGGTTATCCAGACAGAGGTGAGATAGGTGCACGGTGACAGGTGGTTGAGCTCACACCAGAGTGGAGCGCTAATTTGTATATACAGGGTCTTGgatttctctctctcgccgGCGATTCAAAGGTTCAGTTGACCTCAAAATGGCAGCCTGCTCCAGCCCCAACGGCATCCCTTCTTAGCATTGCCCCTCGAAAGGGTCTGGTTGCTGCGGCCAGCCCAGATGCGGTACACATCGCCACAACCGAGTCTGTACGGAAAGCGTTCGAGGCCCCTAAGAATGGCGATAGCGACGTCCGACCGTTCACACCCCAGGCCAAAGTACCGCTTGGCATCAGGATCTCACAGTTAGCCTTCACCGTGGATGAACAATTCCTCATTCTTTCCGCCGAGTCGGGCGGTGGTCTTGCTGTCTACAATACCGACACGCTTACACAAGGCGGCACGCAATCCGCCTTCGAAATACCTACAAATTCGGAATCTCTCAGGGCTCTGGTTCCAAATCCTTCACCGGATCTCTCGCACTTCGTCGCCATCGTGACGGACAAAGGCAACCTCTTGATGGCGAACCttgcggagaagaagcttgtATCGGGCGCGAATGGGCCGGTACTTCGTTCGCAAGTCAGCTGTGTCTCATGGAGCACCAAGGGAAAACAGCTGGTTGCTGGTGTAGCTGACGGCTCCATCTACCAAATGACACCCGAAGGTGTGGAAAAGGCACATATTCCAAAGTCCCCCAGTGTTGGAGAATACCATGTCGCCTCGTTGGCCTGGATCGAGAACCACGTGTTCCTTGCTATTTACAACCAGACAAATGGTCAAGATCCATCTGTTTTCAACCTAATcacccgccatcaaccaccaggAGGAACACCTACGTTCACCTATCAGAAGATCACTGACCCGGTAGAGCCTTTTGTGGCCGACAAGACACCGCACCACACTATCCTCAGGTTGAAGGATTTCCCCCCAAATCTCGACGAGTGTTTGCTGGTTGCGTCAACGGCCAATGAAGGCATTGGTTTATTGACACGCTCCAAGACCCCCTTGACACAGGACAAGGATGCGGACAAGATCACAAATGTGTTCACAACAACTGAGTTTGCTGACGATTCTAAGCGTGCTCAGCTCCCTATGGGCGAGGACCTGACCGATACGTTTCCTATCGGAGCGACGCTCGACCTGTCCAGCAAGGAAAAGGTTTACAAGCCCATCCCCACGGACGAAATCGAGAACTCTCCCGGGCCTCTCCCTGGCCTGTGGGTGCTCAATAATGAAGGCGTGCTTGTGTCCTGGTGGGTTGTCTATAACGAATCTATTCGGGCCGGGACAACGTATCCGGGCATCGTAGGAGGGTCCGCCGCTCAGGCAATCACACCAGCGGCCCCAGTTAGCTCTGGCGTCTCTGCCTTTGGGTCTCCTGCTGTTGCTAGCTCTGGAGCTTCTGCTTTTGGGTCCCCTGCCCTTGCCAGCCCTGGAGTCTCTGCCTTTGGCGaaccctctcctgctccagcttTCGGGACACCGTCCTCTCCCGCGGCATTCGGTGGTTCCTCTGCTTTGGGAGCCAAGGCTTCACCCTGGGCTACCGCATCAGGTACATCAGCTGCCCCAGCGTTTGGTTCCAGCGCGTTCGGTAGTAaaccagctgctgctgtacCTGCGTTCGGTGCCCCTGCTTTTGGCCAGCCATCGGCCCCTGCGTTCGGCCAGAGTTCACTAGGATTTGGGGCGGCTAAGCCTTCTCCATGGGCCACGGGAACAACCGCTTCTGCAGCACCTGCCTTTGGACAGTCAGGCTTAGGCAGCTCggcagccgccgccggtaAGGTGTTCGGTAGCGGTGCTGCTCCACCAGCTGGTGGTTTTGCCAGTTTTGCCAGTAAGGGTGGCTTTGGGTCTCTGGGCGGTGCTTCTTCCGGATCCAGCATCTTCGGATCAAAGCCTGCTGGCTCTGCCCCCGCCCCTGAAGTCTCAATGGATACACCTACAGCATTCCCTCCGCCGGCTGCGAAGACGGACAGACCCGCTTTTGGGGCTTCTCCTTTTGTATTGGGAAGTACATTCAAGGCTGATACCTCAAGTGCTACTAGTGCCTTTGAAACTAAAAAGCCAGAAGGCAGCTCCATGTTTGGAAGTGGGTTCAGCTCTGCCTTGGAAGCCCCAGCTTCCAAGGATGAGGATATGGATAGAGTAACGCCAGCGCCcgaggagaagcccaagtCTGTATTTGGTGACCTCGGATCTACTACGCCAACATCGACACCGGCCCCCTCGAAGTTCGGCTTCCAAACTGCTGGCGCCGAAgctgccaaaaccaccctATTTGCCCCGAAGGCCTCGGCTCCCACATCTAGTATCTTTGGAACTCCAGGACCTGCTTCGTCGGGGCTTTTTAAGCCAAAGCCAGAAACTGACCTCTTTGGTCAACCGAAGCCTGCTGCTAATCCTTTTGGCGCACCGACACCCGCCGCGGCAAATGTATTTGGGTCACCAAAGCCTGCGGAAAATCCTTTCGGAGCACCAAGGATCAAGCAAGAGGAAAGCGATAAAGAGAATGTTAAGAGTGTTCCGGCGGCCCCTCTGCCGCCGGATGCAACTAGTAAGGCCGACTTCTCTTTTagctcttcatcttcaggaTCAAACAACTCACAAGAAGCAGATACCAAAGCTCCTGTGAAAGCAGAGGAGGCGCCACTCCCTCCGGATTTCATGAAACCAGGCCCCCCCTCGAAGGAAACATCCAAGTCACCAGGATTCAGTGAAAGCGATACTGGGCGGATGCCCCCCAACCTGCTTTCGAGCAAACCGAAGCCTGAGGTCTACGATGTCAAACCACCTACCCCTGAGGAGGCTCCCTTGCCGCCTGACTTTATCGGCAAGCCCGCTACTAAACTTCCGGATGTCCCTGCTGTGCCAGAAAGCCCCGACGAGAGTGAACTATCAGAATGTGACGCGGAAGATCAGACTCACGAActtgaggaaggtgaggttgatgaagaagaggaagagtaCGATGAGGAAGAATCGGAAGGCAGCGGCGTTGATGTGACTAAGGAGTTCAGCCCGACAGCTGGCGGTTTTGAGAGTCACACTCCTGGCATCACTCCCCATGGGTCTTTTGATGGTGGCATGACTGGAAGTGCGTTCTCGACCATTTCAAGATCCGAGGCCAACCAAGGTCGCCCGCTCTTTGGCGAGATCAACACGAGGAACGCCCCGTCGTTCCCCAAGC from Podospora pseudoanserina strain CBS 124.78 chromosome 1, whole genome shotgun sequence includes:
- a CDS encoding hypothetical protein (COG:S; EggNog:ENOG503NX8J); its protein translation is MANRPDFIDVRSKSSASVGRPLRSPRLHVAGEAPPELSPLDAFALQSRLLAKQLQESQKSGRRMSRLPPLTTESPLIMQGRSEYFRSMSHDSASEEEFAAQHSAGSGFRPEVETDINNRPVSVHPRMSHIPPTPEQNVPVPKLPPTFDSQKEADQEQEHDRESLFGVGARREHSPGPMDTAAPPAQLTRTVTQESIPLPASTPTRSITSSPERISKTTSHEAGGLVPPRPLFTKRSSSLMSSHDSSADDEGFSTPMSTSFHSQGSRKFSTSSGVLSPGFAPYQRSPSISSDISALPRPSFNFSRPLSRAGTPSLDPPARQASSDSHASFMLTTDDAAHTPISMSSEALTESTPKEDVFVLPRGKALQRNSVVLPDMKAPARFSWEHPVENHGQPPPSPPSRPASRPTSSTGPPNPPEANTRPSHERSKLSTEIFRSGPEPFPPLGRPSTESARVSGESQRGRAPFAHLHDAAAGRSIMSNNTSDSASTIKPGPATPANQPTMADLTAEEHVNKAIALHQEGSLPESAWHLRHAAKQGHPTGMLLYALACRHGWGMRPNPREGVEWLRKAMDSANLEIKEDEEHAKEGKHVDVNERKTHRAQLALSIYELGVSHMNGWGIEQDKVLALKCFETAGAWGDVDALAEAGFCYAQGIGCKKNLKKSAKLYREAESKGMSMVGNSWIHKPKYADDPEKDKKDRAKSKSRKSIFSRKTH
- the PUP1 gene encoding proteasome core particle subunit beta 2 (EggNog:ENOG503NWM3; COG:O; MEROPS:MER0000542; BUSCO:EOG092641M3) encodes the protein MPGFDFSNYNRNAALHARGVPLPKATSTGTTIVGCIYDGGVVIAADTRATSGPIVADKNCEKLHYISPNIWCAGAGTAADTEFTTALISSQLELHSLSTGRKPRVVTVMTMLKQHLFRYQGHIGAYLVVAGVDPTGTHLFTVHAHGSTDKLPYVTMGSGSLAAMSVFETQWKAKLTQDEAVKLCADAIEAGIWNDLGSGSNVDVAIITPEKTILKRNYIKPNERTQKLKSYVFPTGTTAVLNEKITIRKQDIGNFVSITDLTEAEAGDKMEVDT
- a CDS encoding hypothetical protein (COG:U; COG:Y; EggNog:ENOG503Q2ZT), with translation MAFGFGNASNAMMGAPSAGGVGGLSQGSDLEVIQTEGLGFLSLAGDSKVQLTSKWQPAPAPTASLLSIAPRKGLVAAASPDAVHIATTESVRKAFEAPKNGDSDVRPFTPQAKVPLGIRISQLAFTVDEQFLILSAESGGGLAVYNTDTLTQGGTQSAFEIPTNSESLRALVPNPSPDLSHFVAIVTDKGNLLMANLAEKKLVSGANGPVLRSQVSCVSWSTKGKQLVAGVADGSIYQMTPEGVEKAHIPKSPSVGEYHVASLAWIENHVFLAIYNQTNGQDPSVFNLITRHQPPGGTPTFTYQKITDPVEPFVADKTPHHTILRLKDFPPNLDECLLVASTANEGIGLLTRSKTPLTQDKDADKITNVFTTTEFADDSKRAQLPMGEDLTDTFPIGATLDLSSKEKVYKPIPTDEIENSPGPLPGLWVLNNEGVLVSWWVVYNESIRAGTTYPGIVGGSAAQAITPAAPVSSGVSAFGSPAVASSGASAFGSPALASPGVSAFGEPSPAPAFGTPSSPAAFGGSSALGAKASPWATASGTSAAPAFGSSAFGSKPAAAVPAFGAPAFGQPSAPAFGQSSLGFGAAKPSPWATGTTASAAPAFGQSGLGSSAAAAGKVFGSGAAPPAGGFASFASKGGFGSLGGASSGSSIFGSKPAGSAPAPEVSMDTPTAFPPPAAKTDRPAFGASPFVLGSTFKADTSSATSAFETKKPEGSSMFGSGFSSALEAPASKDEDMDRVTPAPEEKPKSVFGDLGSTTPTSTPAPSKFGFQTAGAEAAKTTLFAPKASAPTSSIFGTPGPASSGLFKPKPETDLFGQPKPAANPFGAPTPAAANVFGSPKPAENPFGAPRIKQEESDKENVKSVPAAPLPPDATNTKAPVKAEEAPLPPDFMKPGPPSKETSKSPGFSESDTGRMPPNLLSSKPKPEVYDVKPPTPEEAPLPPDFIGKPATKLPDVPAVPESPDESELSECDAEDQTHELEEGEVDEEEEEYDEEESEGSGVDVTKEFSPTAGGFESHTPGITPHGSFDGGMTGSAFSTISRSEANQGRPLFGEINTRNAPSFPKPVPTSPRSPSPMRGPPRASLLRPGPPDTPRSFAPGVASDLLGRRSAPPATSPFGSAPASRARPQEVDPNIKAQMRLAAKREEEAKQALVDPEDEGIQQLLRSKIEPTLQIDEFLATDTRLKEIEKRGENEIPAACEALWRDINRMIDRLGLNSRALQSFILGHTTLRKEDGRDQDDLEHSDDWVLVEAEDLGKIIDNQLSRRLEEGRIQEINRVEDEISGLMRDLTKLRAKEEDMRKIIMAHVDPDQVNVAKSLPLSAEQAAQQNELRRSFATFSRLLAEAEEALTLLKAKIASAGGASGRAPVPTVDAILRTIQKMTSMAEKRSGDIDVLENQMRRLRLGTPARSREGSPFVGGGGPATPTPNNRRSLLMSPGRGESPFGASVRMGSVGPGGGGGVGPSPRKKLSQFSEEEKKVLRERERRRKNVLGLLRGSLERTGGNVSRLRDDE